GAGCAGCGCGAAGGACGTGCACATGCTCTTCATCGACTCCGGCGCCTCGCTGTAGAAGAACTCCAGCTGCGCGATGTAGCAGAACACCTCCCCGCCGGCCAGCACAAAGTACTGCGGCATCTGCCACCCGATGCTGATGGACTCCCCGCTCCCGGCGGCCTCCAGCCTCCTCATCTCCACCAGCGCCGCCACGGCCATCGCGAACGCCATGAGCAGCCGCCCGGCGCCCATCCGCCGCAGCTGCGACGGCTCGCCGCTCGCCGGGGACAGTCTCCTGAGCGCCGGCACGATCACCGAGCCGTAGATGAGCACCCACGCCAGGACGCAGATCACCTCGAAGGACACCATGGACGCGGCCGGGATGGTGAACGACATGACCCGCATGTCCATGGCGCTGCCCTGCTGCACGAACGTGGTGTTGAGCTGCGCGTACGCCGCGGACAGCACGATGCTCGTCGCCCAGATTGGCAGCAGCCGCATCAGGATCTTGAGCTCCTCCACCTGCGTCACCGTGCACAGCCTCCACGAgcccgcggccgccgccgcggcgtcGGCGTTCGTCACCTCCTCCAGGTCCGAGTCCGCGACCACGGCCGCCTTGTCGAGGAACGTGAACTCTTTGGTGTGCGCGATTCTGGGCTGGTCGATCTTGTCGCTGACCTCGTAGAGGACGGCGGCGTCGGCGGGGACGCGGAGGGTGACCTTCCTGCACGCGGCGACCACGACCTGGCACAGGCTCTTGAACGGGCTGCCGGTGGGCATGCTACGCTTGTACATGGGCGTGAAAAGCACGAAGCCGACGAAGGCGAGCGCGATGCAGGCCGTGGCGATGCCGAAGCCGAGGCCCCAGCTGACGTTCTGCTGGATCCACACGAGGAAGAGCCCGGACACGATCATGCCGAAGTCGACGCAGATGTAGAACCAGCTGAAGAATGCCATCTTCCTCTCCCGGTCCACGGCGTTGTCGTCGTCGAACTGCTCCGCCCCGAACGGCAGCAGCGCCGCGCGCACGCCGCCGCTGCCGAACGCCACGAGGTAGAGGCCGGAGAAGGCGACGGTGTGCGCGCCGAACATCGGGTGGCACGACGAGCCCAGCCCGCACAGCTCGGTGGTCGGCAGTAACGCAGAGAAGGTGATGAGCATCATACCCTGGAGAGACGAAGCGCAGCAGCCAAGTTAGTTAAGCTCATGCATGGACGAAGAAGCTGCCACGCCATGTCAAGGGTTGTGGTTTGGGTGTGTGCTTACCATAAGGTAGACGACGAGGGAGACGAGGATGGTGTTGTAGTTGCCCCAGAAGGTGTCGGCGAGGATGGCGCCGAGGACGGGCGTGAGGAAGCTGGTGCCGATCCAGGTGGTGACGTTGGAGGCGCTGGCGAGGCCGCTGCCGTGCAGGACGCTCTCCAGGTAGAGCACCAGGTTGGTGGCGACGCCGTTGAAGGCCGTGCTCTCGAGGCACTCGAACCCGAGCACCACGGCCGGCGCCCGGCTGCCGCTCTTCTTGCTCTCTATCAGCGGCATCCTGAGGCTTTCCTCGTCGATCTTTGAGCCCCGGCTCTGTAAAAATTCGTGCCGCAAGTTCGTTAGACATCTGAAATCAGGGGCACGTGGTTCGTTTATGACTGATGATCGATCGATCACGATCGGCGGCATGCGTACCTTTGGCAGCCGCGGGGAGCTCTGTCCTCTCTCCATGGCGTCCATTGCTGCACCGATTTTAAGGTAGATAGCTGCTGAAACCCGATGAAGTGGAGCTCGAGGGAGCGCCTTGTGGCCTTTTTGGCTCGGGTGGGAGCCTTGGAGGGTGAGATGGAAGCAAGAGGCAGAGCACCGGGGCTTATATATACTACGCAGGCGTGCACATTCGCCGACGACGCGAGAGAGAACGGGTCCCGGTGAGATACTGCGGTCAAACGAGACGAAGCAGTGGGATCGCACGGAGACGAAAAGGGCTCGCGTGCGCGCGGCACCGGCAAAGGATAAATGAATGAAATGGGCACATGCGTAATACTAGTCTTGTGCACGCAGAAGCACCATCGATGATCGATCGTGGCGGCAGGCGGCAGCTGTGGTCGTAGTGGTACTACAATATGACCGCCCGGGCCTGATGAATCTTGTGCTTTTGCCCGCTCACTGACGACGACGACGGTGAGATACAGGAAGTTTCCCTGCGGTTGTGCTTGAGTCTGCGCGACTCCAGGGAGGGGATCGCCAACGTGGCAACATGTTCGACGGGACTTTGCGTGTGGTCTGCACTTTTTCCAGGACGTGGAGCCGCCGTGGCAACTTTTCTGCGGAACTTTACTGCGCCCAATCCACTTGGCACCAGCAAGGAAAGTTCTGTGTCTGTTACTTTCACCCTCGGATAAGTATCTGGCCAGCTCACCGCAATAAAACGTATATGAAACGCTTCGTTGATTAGCAGAGAGCATAATCCTAACCAGCTGCAACCACAAATTTATCTAGAGTATGCTCCAACTCACTATACTTATCTTGCGGGAAACTGAAGAGCAAGCTTAAAACGTGAACAGCATCGGTAAGGTGAAATGCACATGCAAATTAAGTTCAGGCTTTCAGTGTGTACGCACGGTACAACGAGGATACACACCATCCAGAAGAAATCGCATGGATATGCACCCGAGGACCGTCTCTGTGAATCCATGCACCTAGGAAGGGGGCTACTGACTGTTACATCAGCTGCTAAATCGAGGATAACGTCAAAGTCCAGTACGACATCAGGACCAAGGGGCATCTCGGCAACCCGCAAATTTCCTCTCGCATCCGCTCGTAGGCAGGGAATAAGTACGTGAACACGGATTCAGAAGACCGCCATCCAATCATAGCCACATACATTTTGACTACAAAATTCGATCAAAACGggcagatttcatataaacacatCCGGATTTTATTACATTTACATCAAAAAGGTGCTACTGCtgctctggaggtataattaatacctaatctgaATGGTCGTTGGCGTCCATTCCCCGTGTCCGGCCATGAGTCCCGAGAACTAAAGCTCTTCAGTTCTGCCTCGGCGCTCTCCAGCTCCGCCTTCGGTGGCCCGAGAGGTGAAGCTGTCCGCCTTCACATCGCGGCCAAGCGACTAATCGGTCGATGATGTTGAGTCCACCAAGCTTGGCGTTGACGGGGAAGGAGCAGTGGCCTTCCTGGGACATGAGCGGCGGCGACTTACCGTGCACTACTCTTCCTTGTTGCCGGCGGCGTCCGCAGGCGTGCCAGCTTCGTGATCGTCGCGGCGGGGCGCGGACTCGGCGATGTCCTCATCCTCGTCATGGGTCTCGGCGAACACCACATCGCCCGCGTCGGCGCCCTCCTTGTAGGATCTCGTCATGGGTACCGCCAGCAGGCGTGTCGGATCTCGCGGGCGGAGCAGTAGGACTCGAGCAGTGCCTCCTACTCCGCCAGGTCCGCGTCTGGCGCGACAGCCGTGCCGGCGGTGAGTTGCTCCTCCGCCTGCACGTGCTCTGCAGGAGGTGGTGGCTATAGGCGGCATTGGCCTGCGCCTCCTAGAACTGCTCCTCCTGCATCATGTCCATGTAATGGGCACGGgtctcgccgatggtcatggtgcaatgcaccatgCGAGGGAGGCGCGAAGGAGGAGGAGGGTGGCGCTGAAGAGGAGGGTGGTGTCGGTTCGTCGTCGGCGTCCTCCATTGAGACGTCGTCATTGTCCGGCTGCCTGCTGGCCAGCCAGCCGACAGCAatggcggccatctccttcttctggtcCGACGTCAGCCCGTTCCAGAAAGCTGTGGCAGGGGAGGAATTCATGGTGATAGTGGTGCGGAGAGGGATCGGAGGtggatgactacggctatggccgggCAGCGGTTTTTATAGCAATGGTGGGGGCAGAGGGACGGATGGGCGgcggcggcagacggacggacgggtGGCCGTCGTATCATTTGAACGTGCAGCAGTCGCCCGCACCGGGAAGAGGCGTGAGTGGCGCTCTCTCGATCGGCATGCCGCTTCAATGCCAGCGCCAGTGagcggtcgcgtccgctctggccggacaTGAATGTTGACGCTCTGGAGCGGCGCTAACAGAAAacgcgcgggagggggaggggttttAGGGGGGCTAGGGCGGTCAGAAGAGGGCGTGGAATCGCTCCGGACTCCCGCACAACCTTCACGTTTGTCTCCGGTTTACGAGAGAAATCATGTCCGAACCATGCCGCGGACTGATACACACCCACGTTATATGGCTTTCGCTATCCGAACAGCATGATCCAGACGCATGTGAAAGGATTGCGGGTTCGCGTTGGAGATGCCTAAAACAAAGTGCAAGCCTACGTTCTGCGCTTTTTCCATGACAGCGTCTCGCCGTGGCAATTTTTCAATCGAGCTTTACTCCGCCGTGCCCAGTCTCCTTTCATAAACGTGCCAAATTACCTCGGTGCTAGCTATACATCTGTACAGGTTTTGTCTCGTTCGACCACTCTCAGGAGAACATTCAGTTCACCCTTTCAATCCAACGGAGGATCgttgtaagggcatcttcaacatgACCCTCAAATTGATCACAACCATCCGAACCACTCGATCTGAACATGTTTTGCCATCCAATGCGGTACTTCCTTCGTCTAGGTTTATAAAGCGTGCGCGTAGTTCTAAATCattcatttgactaactaaatacgAGTTATATGTCATCAAAAGTATATCAATGGATTCTTAAggggatgtagtttctaaacatgtattttcatcacatataatacatatataACTAGTTAAATTTTCAACCTAGAACCATTGTTTGTAATGGCAAGATGCACCTATGTGTCCAGTTTGGGCACATTATCATAAACTATGCAATGAATATGACCatcattgttggtgtcaaaacaggccgatctcgggtaggggtcccgaactgtgcgtctgaggattgaaggtaacaagggacacagggaacacgatgtttacccaggttcgggccctcttaatggaggtaaaaccctacgtcctgcttgatgtGCATGTCCTGTAAACTGAGACATGTGAAGTACTATATTCTCGCTCAAAAGTCCGGATGTTTTTTTTCGTGTAAACCGAAGACAAACGGGGGAAGGGAAATTGCGGGCGTCTCGCCAGGTCCGTGTCGGACTAACTTGGCCCACCAAACAACCCCACCCGCCTCTTCGGCGCTCTCCGTCCGATGTACGCGGCGCTTCTTGCGCCGCATCAATGCCAGCCCAGAGCATGTAGCAGCCAGCATTGATACCGCGTGATGTGACTGGACCGGAGGGCGGCGCTGACCGACGCGACCTCTAGGGAGCCATCGCTTCAATGCGGACACAGCTTCCCGAGGAACTAACTCCGGCCGTTGCGCCACATTGGAGCGGTTGGCCGTCTGTTCGCATGGCCTGGCTGTGGTTATATAAGTCGTGCTTCAGCGCCGTCCACATCGCACTCACCGCATCTCTCCGCACATCCTcgtcctcacccatttcctcctatacaactccggCGATGGGCAATTCATGGGCCTCGGCGCCGGCACGCGCGCGGCTTCGGAACGGGCTCCGGAGGTTCGTGGCGACGCCGCCCTCGAACTACAGATTGTCATCTCCTTTGGCGACGAGGAGGACCTGCCGCCTCCGCAGCAGCTGGCGACACAGGGCACAGTCTACGGCATGACTGACGAGGAGTACGAGCAGCAGATGCAGGTCATGCTCCATCGCTCCGTCCTCCACGTCAACGGCTCGGCGGCGCCACCAGAGACGGTCCACCGCATCAAGCCGGAGCTCGCGTCCCCTCTCCGCTCTCCCCCACGCAATTGCGGCGTCCAAATCGAACGCCGCGTCAAGGAGAAGCCCCTCTCGCCGCCTCCCCGACGCGTCAAGGAGGAACGTTTCTCGCCGCCGCCCTGGGGCATGAAGGAGGACCGGCGCTTGCCGCCGCCCCTGCCCCATGCGATAGCCGCGAAGATGCGCGGTCGCCTTCGCCACTACCTCAGCGGCGATAGAAACAATTCGTCCTCTCAGAGTGCCCTAACAGCGGCGATGTGATGTCTATGATGTATTTTTATAGACTTTATTGAGCCTTCAAacgcagaggtttataggacagcaTTAAATTTCTCTCAAACGGATGGTTTAAGATTTATTATCCGTGCACGCAGAAGCACCATCGATCGTGGTAGCAGGCGGCAGGTGTCGTCGTAGTCGTACTAGAATATGACCAACCCTGATGGATTTTGTGCTTTTGCCTGCTCACTGACGACGACAGACACTTCAACACAGGAAGTTTCCCTGCGGCTATGTTTGCGTCTGCGCGACTCCAGGGATCGCCAACTTGTGTGAGACGGGAGGGGTATTGCGTGGGGTCTGCACTTTTCTCAGGGCGGGGAGCCGCCGTGGCAACTTTTCCGGTGGAACTTTACTGCTCCCGATCCACTTGCATATGTAAACGTGCTTGATATGCCATGGCACTAGTAAGACTggccacaatggatagtaacatagactagtaacatgcacatattactagtctatattattatctctatagtggggagtaacatatgtgtggtaagtGGTAACAtgtaacacttcatttattaggctatagactcattttgccttgacATGTATGATATtgctcatactactagtaactagctatgttaccacttttctttatttcttcatttattgcttgccacatcatctattttatctagatatgtgtgatgttactacttatgttacttCCACTGTGGATAGTCTAAGGAAGGATCTGGCCGTGTTACTTTCACTCTCAGATAAGTATCCAGTTCCCCGGGGATAAGGAAGATAAGTATTTAGTGATCGGCATCAGTAGAGATGAAATGCTACATGCAGACTAAGTTCAGACTTTCGGCACTGTACAACGAGGCAGGATGCACACCATCCAGAAAGACATCGCATATGCACCAGAGGACCGTCGCTGTGATTCCATGCACCTAGCGGGCTAGTGGCTACTACGTAACTGTTACATCAGGGTGAGACAAAAGTGCATGCCTATGTTCTGCGCTTTTTCCATGACAGCGTACCGCCGTGGCAACTTTTCCATCGAGCTTTACTGCGCCGCGCCCGGTCCTCTTTCACAAACGTGCCCAGTTTACCTCGGTCCAGCTTTCGTGTGGTTCGATCACTCTCAGGAGAACATTCAGTCCACTCCTTCAATGCCATGAAGGATTGTAAGGCCCTGTTTGTTTAAGCTTCGTTTGGATTTTAATCATCTATGGATTCGCTTCAGagtacactttgaggtgcttcaGAAAATTACACTAAAATGGCCCAAATCCAGATTCAGCTTCACTAACAAAGCAGATTTCAAATAGTTGTTTGTTTCAGATTTCAGATTCGACCTCACTGGCAAAGCTGAATCTAGTCCCAGAATCTGAAACAAACAAATATCTTTGGGTGGATGGGTAGGTTACAGTCCAAGATTATGTAAAATGCTGGATTTATCAGTTCAACATTTTTGTTACGTAGATGAGTTCAGGATTATAGTATGGTCAAACAAAGACGCACCCACCAAACTCCAGAGGAAACATAAAATAAAGAGAAAAGTATATTTTTTGTCCCTCAACTTTTGCCCAAGTCTAGATTTACTCCCTCAACTTTTGCCCAAGTCTAGATTTACTCCCTCAACTACGAAAACGGATAACTTGCATCCCAAACTCTTGAAACCGGACAAGTCTTGTCCCTAATCTCGATTTTGACCGGTTTTCGTGATGACTCACCCTGGTTTTGACCGGTCCATACCGACGTGGCAAAGAGGACCGCCAAATTGACCTGCCCCGGTTCCTGTCTCTCTCgtactccccctctctctcctttgtGGTACGGTTCGGGCTAGCGGTATAAGTGTCGGAGCCATAGGAGACCACCGGCGGCCTTGAGCATGGGAGCAGGCGCGCGCGCCAAAAGTTCGATGGAATGCCTGGGTAGTAAGAAAGAAGAAGAGCAACATAAAAGAGAGAAATAGCGCCATGTGGATGAAGATAGGTCAAAACCACGGTGAGTCAGCACCGATACCGGGTCAACAGAGACAAGGGACGAAACTTGTCCGGTTTCAAGAGTTGggggtgcaagttgtccggtttcgTAGTAGAAGGACTAAATCTAGACTTCGGCAAGAGTTAagggacgaaaagtatactttttTTCTAAAATAAAAGTGCACGCACCTGGCCGCTACGTACGTACTTCCAGCTACATCAGCTGCTAAGGATAGCAGTCAAAGTCCACTGCATCAGGGGTGTTTGTTCTTTCCCCGGCATTTACCATCTGTAACAAGAAACTATCCTGATTACCGAGTCAGACGCCTTAATTTACCACCGGAGGAGTTCGCACTTTGCCTTGCTTTGACATGTTCGTGCACCGTAACATCGAGAACGCATCAAACTGACCGTGCGCCGTTTCACCATGCATGCATGAACTGTTGTTTCGTCCAGAGACGGCAACCCGCGACGTTGATATGCTTTTGCTTGGTCTTTGGGACTTGGGGTCGTAATCGACGCGATCCATGTCATGTTTTTCCAGCAATAATATATCAGCACACGTCCTTACTAGTAGAATATTAGTGTACAAAACGTAGAGTAGTCCTTTCCGTGGATTGTTACGCCACTCTTAGCTGGATTTTTATCTGATCCTCTGATATGCATACTATACTTCGGGTAGCTAGGTACGTACCTTCCTTCAAAAACGTTCCTTCCTTCGTATATGCATTTCGTGAACGAAACAGTTTACCTCCCAACAGAAGAATTTCGCAATAATGCGTTTTTATAATGTCTAGTGTTCTTCCTCTTGCCGATTAAGAATATGGGATCAGCATAAATAACGTGTTCACTATTCCTTAGGCAACTCAAAACATATATGGAACTCGGTCATTCTTGAATTCGGTCTTGCTCACATGGACACCTCTTCTTGGCATTTGGATGGATCCGTTTTGGAATAGTGGAACAAGCGGACCAGCTTGCAAAACCTAGATCGACGAGTCTTGGCCTCCCTTACAATGTTGGTTTCTTGGACAATCTGGAACGAGCGTAACACTCGGGTCTTCCGTCGCAAGAGTGCACCACCCTAGGTCCTCCTTCGGACTATCATCGACGACGCCAAGCTTTGGGTTCTCGCGGGTGCTAAAAAACTAGGGTCCATTATTGTACGCGAGTAGTTGCCATGCCGTGTGTGTGGTCACTTGTAACACCCTAAAACTCTTCTCTCTTATTTAatgaatgaggcaaatcttttgtctccgtttcaaaaaaaaacatatATTGGATCAgtcaagttcctcagcaatgcgcTGCCGAGCTCTGAGACTGAGATGAGAATGACGTGGCTAGCCGCGGCGCCCACTATGAGGCCGAGTATGGACCTCGCCAAAGATGGGGACGATGCGGCTGGCCGTGGCATCATTGTTTTTGCCTGTTTGTAGATGACGATCTCGTCAGAGGTAGAAATGGTGCAGCAAGTAGCAATGACCTGCGACGTCGCAACCGTCAGAGGAAGAAGATAAACATTGGGTGAGAAGAAAACGGTTGGAGAAATAAAAAGAATATCTAACTGGTCATCTTTTTTATCTAACTGCTCATTTTTTTATCTAACTGATATTTTTTCGGTTAACTGGC
This region of Triticum aestivum cultivar Chinese Spring chromosome 2D, IWGSC CS RefSeq v2.1, whole genome shotgun sequence genomic DNA includes:
- the LOC123049943 gene encoding protein NRT1/ PTR FAMILY 8.3, coding for MDAMERGQSSPRLPKSRGSKIDEESLRMPLIESKKSGSRAPAVVLGFECLESTAFNGVATNLVLYLESVLHGSGLASASNVTTWIGTSFLTPVLGAILADTFWGNYNTILVSLVVYLMGMMLITFSALLPTTELCGLGSSCHPMFGAHTVAFSGLYLVAFGSGGVRAALLPFGAEQFDDDNAVDRERKMAFFSWFYICVDFGMIVSGLFLVWIQQNVSWGLGFGIATACIALAFVGFVLFTPMYKRSMPTGSPFKSLCQVVVAACRKVTLRVPADAAVLYEVSDKIDQPRIAHTKEFTFLDKAAVVADSDLEEVTNADAAAAAAGSWRLCTVTQVEELKILMRLLPIWATSIVLSAAYAQLNTTFVQQGSAMDMRVMSFTIPAASMVSFEVICVLAWVLIYGSVIVPALRRLSPASGEPSQLRRMGAGRLLMAFAMAVAALVEMRRLEAAGSGESISIGWQMPQYFVLAGGEVFCYIAQLEFFYSEAPESMKSMCTSFALLTVALGSYTSSLIYAVVNALTATGGRPGWISDDLNEGHLDYFFWTMAALCTLNFVVYSAFARNYQVKTVVS